The following are from one region of the Candidatus Bathyarchaeia archaeon genome:
- a CDS encoding metallophosphoesterase, with amino-acid sequence MAADVTVKSVADRPALLIERKGERVLVIADLHLGWEVTLAHQGIHVPSQVPRLLEKLRKILAETNPKRLVLLGDVKHAVSKVELEEWKYVPEFFDSLVEIIPDVEVVPGNHDGNLEPLTPSSVKINKSNGMVLWDTVGLFHGHAWPAPPLLGCKFLVMGHLHPVVVFKDPLGFRITRQAWVRAKSDGKKLAEGVLRREDAKFNGDAADEVKKKFGVTIADADCIIMPSFNDYLGGQPINKNYQEGWTELYKEYMGPVLRSGAVDFENGEAYLFDGTFLGKVEDLRRLAQ; translated from the coding sequence GTGGCCGCGGATGTTACTGTCAAATCAGTGGCGGACCGACCAGCTCTTCTCATAGAGCGCAAGGGAGAACGGGTCCTGGTCATCGCTGACCTCCATCTCGGATGGGAGGTGACCCTAGCACACCAGGGAATACATGTGCCCTCTCAGGTGCCTCGACTGCTCGAAAAGCTGCGAAAAATTCTTGCAGAAACGAATCCGAAACGGTTGGTTTTACTCGGGGATGTGAAGCATGCTGTCTCGAAGGTTGAACTGGAGGAGTGGAAGTACGTCCCGGAATTCTTCGATAGCCTCGTCGAGATCATACCCGATGTAGAAGTGGTTCCTGGAAATCATGATGGTAACCTTGAGCCTTTGACTCCCTCGTCGGTTAAGATCAACAAATCTAATGGAATGGTTCTCTGGGATACTGTTGGATTATTCCATGGCCATGCTTGGCCGGCGCCGCCCCTACTCGGTTGCAAGTTCCTAGTGATGGGTCACTTGCATCCAGTGGTTGTTTTCAAAGACCCGCTGGGATTCAGGATTACACGGCAGGCATGGGTGAGGGCGAAGAGCGATGGGAAGAAGTTGGCGGAGGGAGTGTTGAGACGCGAAGATGCGAAGTTCAATGGGGACGCGGCTGATGAAGTGAAGAAAAAATTCGGGGTCACTATTGCCGATGCTGACTGTATCATTATGCCGTCATTCAACGATTATCTGGGAGGACAACCGATCAACAAGAACTACCAGGAAGGATGGACGGAACTCTACAAGGAGTACATGGGACCCGTCCTGCGTTCAGGGGCGGTGGATTTTGAAAATGGCGAGGCGTACTTGTTCGATGGAACATTTCTAGGCAAGGTAGAGGATTTACGACGTCTCGCGCAGTAA
- a CDS encoding transposase — protein MKTIRQKNHASAELLRLLDEFRHMVNVCIAIGTKENVSSLKTLSSKSYHHLSRDILGYYRLCAVSTATGILHNHRKANKKMNPRATVPYARRLMLTTCYGFKIQNGLLRVPVKPREYVYVKLNSHTLQVLSGLNVHSVTFTPDALSISYSKETVEIEPEGYIGVDRNLDNVTTASANGMVKTFDLSKATGIKSTYRFVKSRFKRNDSRTRAQIFSKYGEKQRNRVLPILHNVSKRIVENAKTRRYGIIMERLTGMRRLFQKDNGQSRNYRARMNSWSYGELQRQVEYKARWEGVKVIYVPARNTSKRCSICGYKTLESTRRRLWCPHCGATLDRDENAARNIAARGLRFSPNGPPDEAVKGNPTTTVILRVDGGKLGRFAQI, from the coding sequence GTGAAGACGATCAGACAGAAAAACCATGCCTCAGCCGAACTTTTACGGCTCCTAGACGAGTTCAGACATATGGTGAACGTCTGCATCGCTATCGGAACAAAAGAGAACGTTTCCAGTCTCAAGACTCTATCGTCGAAGTCCTATCATCATCTCAGTCGTGACATCCTTGGCTACTACAGGCTGTGTGCCGTCAGTACGGCTACCGGGATTCTTCACAACCATCGAAAGGCCAACAAGAAGATGAACCCCCGGGCAACCGTTCCGTATGCTAGGAGGTTGATGTTGACCACGTGCTACGGGTTCAAAATCCAGAATGGTCTTCTCAGAGTCCCGGTTAAACCTCGAGAGTACGTGTATGTCAAGCTAAACAGTCATACGCTCCAGGTCCTCTCAGGGCTCAATGTCCACTCGGTTACCTTTACACCCGACGCGCTCAGTATCAGCTACTCGAAAGAGACAGTTGAGATCGAGCCCGAAGGATACATTGGGGTAGATCGTAACCTGGACAACGTGACAACTGCATCAGCGAATGGAATGGTCAAGACATTCGACTTGTCAAAGGCGACCGGGATCAAGTCTACATACCGGTTTGTCAAGAGTCGATTCAAGAGAAACGACTCCCGAACAAGAGCGCAGATCTTTTCCAAGTATGGAGAGAAGCAGCGGAACCGTGTACTACCAATACTCCACAACGTGTCCAAGAGAATTGTCGAGAATGCGAAGACTCGACGGTATGGCATAATAATGGAGAGACTGACCGGGATGAGAAGACTCTTTCAGAAAGATAATGGGCAGAGCAGAAACTATCGGGCGAGGATGAACAGTTGGAGTTATGGAGAGCTGCAGCGACAGGTAGAGTATAAGGCGCGATGGGAAGGAGTGAAGGTAATCTACGTTCCTGCTAGGAACACGTCCAAACGGTGCTCAATATGCGGGTACAAGACCCTAGAGAGCACCAGACGAAGACTATGGTGTCCACACTGTGGAGCCACGCTAGACAGGGATGAGAACGCGGCTAGGAACATAGCTGCGAGAGGGCTGAGGTTCAGCCCCAACGGGCCTCCAGATGAAGCAGTGAAGGGGAACCCGACGACGACGGTAATCCTCAGAGTCGATGGAGGCAAGCTAGGTCGTTTCGCGCAGATCTAG
- a CDS encoding glycosyltransferase: MKNRISIVMPAYNEGDCIGRSIADVNKQFAAMSEDYEIIVVDDGSDDDTRKIVEELTNKKFKIVGYDMNQGKGHAIKVGLYHATGQFAFLIDSDSEIHAKELMNYVNALESADFAIGSKRHPLSTVRTPTMRRFLSLGFNILERLLTGVNATDTQAGLKAARSSALYQVLPLLSVKRYAFDAELLAVASLFNFTIKELPVNIDLKATFSARQVFRMLVDLLGIAYRLRIKRWYQANKASMSDTYDPIIQW, from the coding sequence GTGAAGAATAGGATTTCCATCGTCATGCCTGCGTACAACGAAGGGGACTGCATCGGAAGAAGCATCGCAGACGTGAACAAGCAGTTTGCAGCCATGTCCGAAGACTACGAGATAATCGTCGTTGATGATGGGAGCGATGATGATACCCGAAAAATCGTCGAAGAACTCACAAACAAGAAGTTCAAGATCGTAGGGTATGACATGAATCAGGGCAAGGGGCACGCAATCAAAGTGGGCCTCTACCACGCCACGGGACAGTTTGCCTTCCTCATCGACAGCGACTCTGAAATTCACGCCAAAGAACTGATGAATTATGTCAACGCACTAGAATCGGCAGATTTCGCGATCGGGTCTAAGCGACACCCCCTCTCAACAGTTCGAACCCCCACGATGCGTCGATTTCTCAGCCTCGGATTCAACATCCTCGAACGTCTCCTTACGGGAGTAAACGCAACAGACACGCAAGCTGGGCTAAAAGCCGCAAGGAGCTCAGCCCTATACCAAGTTCTGCCTCTCCTTTCTGTAAAGAGATACGCCTTCGACGCCGAGCTGTTGGCGGTAGCCTCACTCTTCAATTTCACGATAAAGGAACTACCCGTTAACATTGACCTAAAGGCTACGTTCAGCGCCCGACAAGTTTTCCGAATGCTCGTCGACCTTCTTGGAATCGCGTACCGATTACGGATAAAGCGGTGGTATCAGGCAAACAAAGCTTCAATGTCGGACACATATGATCCAATAATTCAGTGGTAG